CGGTGATGACGGATTCAGGGTCGACGGAAAGCTGGTCAACACTGCTGACGGCAAAGTCAGCGGCACCCGGTCTGGAGAAGGTAGCCTCGAGGAGTTTTTCCATGTCGAAAAACAATTCGTATTCGGCATCCTCGACACGCTGGGAATCGAGATCACTAAAGAAGAAAGAGACGCTATCGAGGAGGTCCCCACGGAATCGTTCCTTGCTTTCATGTCGTACAGCAAGGGCCTCTTCTATGAAAGACGAGGAATGCACAGCGACGCTGCCAGGTCATTCAGAAACGCGGGGAATGCTGATCCCGGATTTTCCCAGGCCTCGGATCTCGCGGGAAAGATGGACCAGGCATCCTCTTTCGGTTCGTCCGGGTTCGAGGCGGATGTGACCACCTCCATGAAAAGAGAAGACTCTCAGTCGGGCTTCGGCACTGTTCAGGCTGCCAATCTGATCAACTGCAACTTCATAGCAAACACCGATCTCTACTGGACCCTTGGCTCCCTGGCAGCGCCTCCTCCCGGAGGAGCTCCGGTATGGTACGGTAACGGGATAATAATCATAAGGGGGGATTTCGATGCAAAATAAAATCATCATATCAATTATCCTCGCTTTGATCCTGATCTCATCTTCCACCGTACAAGCCCAGATCGTATACGGGCAACCGGGTACGGCGGGACTTAAATTCTATTACAGCTCATGGAATCTGGAGGACCAGGACGGCATCGTGCAGAACATCTCTCAGGGGACTCTCAACCTCTCGGGATTTGTCCCCCTGAGGGACAACCTTGAAGCCAGATATCAGATCCTTTCCGGCTTCAATACTCTGGAGGACGGAAACGGAGAAGACGACCTCTCCGGCCTCGGAGACCTCAGAATCCAGATTTCACGGTCATTTTCACGAGACAGACATCTTCTCTCAGTGGGAGTGAACCTGCCTACAGGCAGCAGGGAACTGAACGCCGAAGGGGAAAGGCGGGTCGTCGAATTTCTTTCCTACGATTTCCTCACTCTTCCGATGCGCAGGTTCGGAGAGGGATTGGGATTTAATATCCAGGCCGGTACGGCAGCCGAGCTGGGTCGGTTCAAATGCGGCCTGAGCGCGGTATATGATTTCCTCGGCACCTACACACCATATGAGGAGGCGGGCGACTACAACCCCGGCGATGCGATCTCTGTGAATGCTACGGCAAGCACGATGTCCGGAAAGGTGAACTATACAGGCGACTTCGGTTTCTCGGCCTTCGGCACCGACGCCCTTGATGACGATGATATCTACAAACAGGCACCCCAGTTCAATGCCCGGGTCATGGCAGTCATCCCAGGCAAAAAATATACTACTTCGATCGGTACAAGGTTGATCATTCGCGGCCGCAATAAACGATACAGCCTGACAGATGGAGTGATTGACAGCCAGTTGAAAAAATATGGAGACGAGATAGGAGGCTTTGCCCGCGTCTCCTTCAAAGCCTGGAACGCATGGAACATAGGTACCATGTTGGGGATCAGACAGATCATGGCCAACGAAGAAGAGTTCGATGCATCGACGGTCTTCAACCTCGGCCTGGACCTTTCGAGGGCGATCAATGACCGACTGACATTCGATACAGGAGTGATTTATTATACAGGCTCCGCCGACGGCGGCGAACTCGACATGAGCGGTTTCCAGATGTCAGGTGGAATCAGCCTATCTTACTAGGAGGAGTGAATGATGTTAAGACAGGGTAAATATAACAATATGACCGTCATACTGCTCCTTCTCCTGCTGGCCATTACCACGGCCTGTTCGGAAAAGATAACTTCCGCCGGGGATCAGGGGATAGAGCTGCAGATCCAGAGTTCGGTCGGCGCGTGGATGGACGTGACTCAGGCTTCGACCTTTTTTCTGACCGTCACCGGCAAGGGGATAATCAAACCTCTCACTACCGAGCTTTTTTATCATGATGGGTTCCTCGACGGAGAAATCAAGGTTCCGGCCGGGCCGGGAAGACTTTTTGTCATTCGGGCTTACGACGCAGATGGCATACTGATATACTCCGGCAGAACTATCGCCGACGTTATTGGTGGCGAAGAACTCGTACTGGACATAGAGATGGTACCTGACGTACCGATGATAAAGTTATCGCCCCTCTATACCGAGACACTGCAGGGCGATCTGCTGGCAATGAAAATAAGTGTATTCAATCTGCCCGACATCGGCAGGATAAGGATGGAGGTCTCGAACGAAAGAGGGGAAAACTTCAATTTCATACGATACGACAGCCTGAAGATCAATCCTGCGCTGGAAGTCAACGAACCGGAGATCTGGACGGGAGAGGGCGGCGAAGCATACATCGACCTGGAAAGTAGAAATGTGGAGCTGTACAGCATCGTGGACCAGGATGGCTACGCCGAGATCGGCACTGTCTATTATAACACTCATAATTATGAAGTGACCCTCGAGACTGTCATCTTCTCCCCCGCAGTCCTGCTCATGCAGGACAGGGGCGGAAATACGCTTCCGATCGAGGACATACATGCCGAGACCTCTGTCGCGATCCTCCACGCCTTCTGGTCGCGCATGGTAGCTTCCTACAATATGGGCTTGTCTGAAATAATGGACAATCCCAATTTCATTGATGATGATACGGATAATGGCCTCCACGGGATGGCCACAGGCACGACTATCATTAACGGGCGCTTCGGAGATGCCAGGCTGTTCGACGGTAACAGCGACTACATCACGATCCCTGATAACGACCTTCTGGATCTTCAGGAAGGTATCACTCTCGCGATGTGGGTCCAGGTCGATCCCTGGTCGGGTGGCACAGCTGCCCCACAGGGACCAGCGATGAACCCCCGGATGTCGATGGTCTGCAAAAGGAATCCTGAAGGAGTCATAAATTACGAGCTTGCGATGCTGGACGTCTCGCAGAGCGACGAATTTGTCGAGCTTGAATTCAGGTATGGCAATTCTACGACACACGCTTATAAAGCCGTGCTTCCTCACAATCTGTTGGATGACTGGATACATATCGTATTCTCCTTCAGATTCGGTGATCCTGAATCAGCCATTATGACTGCAGGGTACTCGATCCCCTCAACACTTGAGGGCGGGTGGGTCAGCGGCAACGGGTTCGAACCACCCCCCATCACGAGTGGCGACCTTCTGATCGGCATGGACAATGCCGAAATATCCTCGTATTTCGAAGGGGGTTTGGACGAGCTGGACATCCTCGATCACGCTCTTAGCATTGAGCTGATCAAGTATCGTTACACTTTTTATTATTGATGGAGATTCGGGGCCACCGCTCTGAGAGGTGGCCCCATTGATTTGTCTGCGCTGCTATTATTCACTCTTCAGAATAATCGTCTCACCGATCATGGCGGGATATTCCAGCGCCGTATCTATAGTCCCCTGCTGGCCCTTGATAAACAGGCCTGCGATAAAGATCCAGGAGATGAGCTTTCTGCTCCCGCCCTCATTTTCTATCGCACCGGACAACTTTATCATTTCGCCATCGGCCGCCGCGTAGGCCCCCTTGGGAGCAAGGGAAACAAAAGCGATCTTGATCATCCCCGGCTTTCCTCGCCTTGACGCGGATACCGCTTCTTCTACTTTCGCTGTGCCTTCCGCTCCTGCTTCGATAATCGTCTTTCCACCGATCTTTATATCCTCAGCGAGATATATCGAGATTGTGACTCCTGCCTGCAGCTTTCCTGAATCGATCATCATCGCAGGATCGAATTTCACCTTGATCTCAGTCTCTTCGGGCAGGACTACCTTGGCGGCGAAAGATGCGGCAGGGGCTGCTAAAGCCATGAGAGCCACCAATCCCAAAATCACGGACCCTGCTATTACATGTTTTCTCATCGCAGATCCTTTCTACTTACACTACTTATCTCTATCCTGGTTTTACGGATCCAGTCCCTCTATTTGAGTTTTGGCAGGCGTTCCTTCAGCCCGCCTTTGAAACTGAGTATTATCGTTTTATTGATATTGGGAAAGGCAATACTTCCCTCTGCTTCGAAGATAGCGTATTTGTCCTGAAATACGACCCTGTCACTCGGTTTTTTACCCCAATTGCACTCATGTCTCAACTCGTCAATAGCTATGTGGACATCATCCCCTGGCTTCCACTTGAGCTTGATCTCATCGCCTTCGAGCAACTGGGTCTCGTTCGACCAGGATGGATTACCACCAGATCCGGTCACCTCTATGTGCAGATGCCCCATATCGGGTACGGTCTGAAGGACGCACGTATATGTCCTCCTCTTTTCCCACTTCTTCGCTTCTGCCAGGAAGGCATTTATCGCTGAGATCTGTGTCGAGTTTGTACTCGCGGAGAGTTTATCCCTGACCGCACTGAGCTTGGCAGGAACTTCTCCCAGCACATAGGCGGGATCGGATGACCCGTTTACTTTATCCTTGATCTGATTGTACTCGTTCAGGTTCGAGGCCGTGGCCCGCACCGTAGGGACCGAACGAGAAACAGGAATGTCGAGAACTCCGAGAAGAACGCTACCCAGCCTCTTTTCCGACTCACTATAGTTCTGCGCGTTCTCCAGATTAAAATTCACCTGGTAATTGATCTTCTCCAGCACAGACGTGTCGGCAGGATTCTTTACATATTTTGTGAACAGGTCCCAATAGTAGAACACCCTGTCGGAGCGCATGTAGAGTACCGAAGTCTTCTCGCCCACATGCATCCTCTCCAGGCTACCGACAAGCCTTCTGTGAGTATCGCTGAGGATCAGGCTGTCCAGCCCCTGATCATATTTGGGCTGAAGTTTCGGGTCCGAGATGATATCCGCAAAACCGGTTATGATACTATCCAGTCTGGCTACAGCCGGTCCGAGACTGAATTCGCTGTAGACATCCCTCATCCTTGAGGATGTAAGGCGATATTCGGTGAACATCTTTCTGACCAGCATCTTGTTGCCGTAACGGTTGTATGCCCTGATAATATCACTGCGCTGTGCATCGGAAGTATTCAGGATATTGCCGTCGACAGAGTTCAGGACACTGTTCTCTACCCTGTAGGCGGAGCGAAGGAAACCCCCGAAATGAAAGAGATAGGGTAAAGAGAAAAGAAGTATCCAGATAATCGAGGCCACAGAGACATACCCCGCTATCCTCCGCATCACATTCAACCTCTGGCTCCTGACAATAGAATTCAGTATCCAATAAAAAGGTCTGGTCACTCCGCACGGATTGACCTTCTCCGGCGGAGCGTATATCGAACGCCCGACATCCACTCCTATTTTTTCCGGTCTGTTCCCGGTACTCGACACGAAGAATATCTGGAAATCGAGTGTCCTGCCGACAACGATCCTGATAAACTCTCGGAGCTTCACGAGGACATTTCTAACCGAAGTGGCCCATTCCCTGTTTTCTGAAAAGCTTTCAAAATCGAGGACCTTCTCGAGGAATTTCTCGTAATCTTCCGCGATCACCTGTTCGTCCTCGGGCTGGATCAGCACTGACTGGTCTTCGCCATTGTATCCGGGAAGTATGTCGGATTTCGATATAACGAGACCGACCGGGATCGGCAGACGTGACCTGAGCGGAACGATCCTCTCAAGAATATTAATAAATGTAGACGCCCTCGCCTGGACCTCAGGATCGGCACCGAGTATCTTCGGGTCGAAAAAGAAGAGAAGCCCGTCCGCGTCGACCATAAAATCCCTTATCTTCTCCGCATCGTCCGAATGCTCGGAGATCGCCACCGCGCGACCGCTGTAATCGTAGGAGACTACCGGGATCTTCGTGTTGCCATCGAGGATCGCCGTAAACTGAAGTATGATGTCCTTTTCAGTCGGGTCCGGAAATTTCTTGGGGACGGGCCTGGCAGCGATCGTACCGGTTCCGGAACTATCGCAATCGACTCCCTTGATAGCCATGTCGTTCTTGAAGAATTCGCTGGCCGTCGCGTTGTCCCTCACCGATATCTGAAAATCTTTCGTCGACTTGCTCTTGGTATAGAGTGATGTAAAGAATACCGTCTTTCCAGAGTTTTCGTGCCCGAACACCCCCACCCGGATACCTTCCGGCCACTTTACTGGAGCGGCTGCACCTCCACCTCTGGACTTCTTTACCTTCTTTGATCCCTTTTTTGCAAACTTGAATATCTTCGCGAAACCCATTTTTCTCCCGTTACGCTATCTGCCCGTGGCGTCCATGGTATCTTCGACACGCTGTTCAAACTCCGTCAACCTGCTTTGCGAATAACTTGTCCACTTCATTGGAACGAGAAACGCAAGAAGGATGAACAGCACCATGATCAGTCCGTAAAACATATATCCCGAATATCGCTGTGCCAGTGCCAGCTTTACATAGTTAAAACTGGAGAAGAACCCCTTGAGCTTGCCCCATGCCTCGCTGAGAGACGCTTTCAATCGGTCCATGAACGATTCTTCTATGAGGTAATTCCACTCTCTAAGGTAACTTTCGGGAAGAGGGCCCTCGTGCTTGAGCTTGTCGAATACACCCGTATTCCTCATGTGATGTTCGAGCGAATCCCTGTCATCGACCACACTGTCACCCAGTTCGGCCCTTCTCATGTGAAGAGTGAGCAGTTTCTGATAAACAGGCATTCCCTTGAAGTCTTCAAAGTTTACTTCTTTTGCGGTACTGCTGCCGAACGTCCTTATGAAACGTCCTATCTCCTTGAGAAAGAAATGATTCAGCTTGAAATTGTTATTAAGACTGCCTTCCCTCGTAAGAAGGGGCATGAGGAATGTCTCGAAATAGGCGACATCCCGTTTGACGTTTCTGAACTCCCGGCAATACATGTATGCCCTGTTCGACTGTCCGTCAGTGTCGGCAACCGACTCGAAGAAGGATATGATGATCTGTACAGTCAACTGTCGCAGGTCTGAACTGTTCAGCGGGCGTTGCTTTATCTTCTCGAGAAAGACCCGGTCGACCTCGACCGCCTTGTCCCTCTGCTCTCTCAAAGCCTGGAATACCGCGCAGACCCCGTTGTATGTCTGAAAGAACGCTTCCGCTTCAAACGTTGAGTAGTCGCTCTCGTAATCCTTCAGGTATTTGAAGAGATCCTCAATATAGGTCGTTATGCTCTGTCCCATTTCACCACACCTTCTGTCACACAACGTACAGAATAAGATCCGATTTGCTCAATCCCGACAGCTTCTGAGGCTCCGGGATACCACGGAATATGAATGTCACCTGTCTGACAGACGCTGCCTGAAGCATATCCATCGGATGCAGGACGACTTTGTTGCTGTAACTGGTAATATCCACTTCGACAGGGTCGGTCTCGCCAAGGCCCCGAGCCTCGTTCACGCCGAGGCGCACCTGCATCGAACGCCACTGGCTGTCGGAGAAGAGATTCTTGTCGATCAGGGTCACCGTATCGTTCACAGGGCATGGCTCGGCCAGTTCCATCACGAGGTAACTGAGCTCGCCGACCTCTTCCAGCCTGCTCGCCCCCAGATCGCAGTTTTTGTATGTCTTTCCCTGGTAGGTGATCGTCTCGGTGGCAACGGCCTGATCGCTGAGTTGATCGAGGCGCGTCTGCGAGAGGAAGGCCATCAGCGCTCTCATCGTACCGAGGATGCTGTCTACCATCCGTATCTGACCGGCGATATTCCTGTGATCATACTCCGAGAGAAGAAAAGCGTCGATCGACGACAGGTATGTCCCGACATCTGTCCCCGCCTCTTTTGCAAAGAATTTCTCGTTGAGATAGTCCTTCAGCGCGGGCTGCAGATTAAGCAGAGATGAAGTGACCCGGAAAAGCTTCCTGAAGTGGGTCATGAAGACACCGGGATGCGGCGCGTTGCGCCCCACTGTAAGATCATCCAGGTGCGAAGACATGTGAGATACGAGAAAATGCGTCGTCTCCCTGAAGGCACTCTGGAGTTTCGTCGACGCTCCTTCGAGTCCCTGGTCGGAAGATGCCGCCAGATATGCGTTTATCGAAAGCTTGAGCAGGTTCTCGACTCTGTTCCTGTAGTCTATCGCTATCGCGTAAAGCCGGTCGTCTGCGTTTATGCTGACGCATGGAGGAAAATAATCATCGGCCGGCGAGACCTCGCTCCCGTTGATGGCAAACAGCCCTATCTGGATATACATCGACTCGGGGAGATTCGGCACCTGCCCGAGAAAGACGCGGTAAGCAGGGATCTCATATGGTATTCTTGGCACTTCCTCCGCTGGATCGGGCGACCCGACCTGGACTCTTTCACCAGGCATTACGCCGATGAATACCGGGACCCTGGTATCGTTGACATCGGCTTCCGCCTTGAGGACAGTTCCCTCACTTGTCACTTCGCTATATTCCACAGCCATTCCGCAGGGAAGGAGAGCCTGACAATGACTGACTTCGACTTTCAACCTGTTACCGCTGAGGCTCGCGTTCATCTTTAGCGGAGGCTGGGCCACATCCTTTTTCACAAGCCCGAAATTATCTCCAGAGCCTGTCGAATGCCAGCGTACCAGCTCCTCGAAATATCTCTCCTGGTCCCTCAGGTGACCCATAGAGAGAAGCATCCCGTCCTGCCAGTTCATCGATTGCAGTTTGAAACCATCCATCATCCTACCTCGCAGAATTCTGCCCCGTAAAACCTATAAGACTTTATTGTTAACAGCTTTCCTTGTCAAGACATACATCTATATCCGGTCAGATGTATGTCGAATATCCGAGGTGCCCCATAGTCCTTTCTTCATGTGCCCGTGTTTTCTCAGCGTGCTTCCTGTCGACCGCGATCGATATTCTATAATCGAGGTCCCCCGGCATACAAAAGTCGAGGAAGCTCTCTACCCTGTTTCGGACCTTTCCGCCGGGAAGAAGATCTCCAATCTTTCCCTTTGGTACTCCGACGAATGATACCTCGTAGGTCGAATCGCATTCCTCAAAGCTACTACCGACCAACGTCTCACATCCGAGTCTGCCGGTCCTCGAACCAAGCCTGTACTTTATCTCTGATGGGATCTCCGTCCTGGACTTGACATTTTCCTTCATGCTGACCCTGAAGCCGGTCAACCTCTCCAACACAGCGGATACTGCCTCTGGATTACCTCCCCAACTGTGGATCGAAGGGAGTATAGCAGCGAGAAACATCATATCGCTGCTGCTTTTCACTCCATCACCTGGATCGAATTCATAAAGGACCATGAACCGTTTTAGATGCTCCTCGTCTATGACTCCGAAGCTGTTCTTGAGAGAATGCATCCGCATCGCTGCCTCGTATCGTATAGTGGCAGCGTCGAACGGAGCCATCAGGCATCGAGCCTCATCCTCCCACGTATTGTCAGTGTCACGTATCCCCTGAAGCCCGTAGAAGAACTGGTACGGCATAAAATCGATGGCCGACTCGCATCCTACCTCGAGAGTGACCACCGTCCCATGGGTAATCACCTCTCCCACCTCGGGCTCCTGCGACCGGATCTCTCCGCGGTAGTTCTCGTAGATGCCGGCTGCCTTTAAATGGATATTATCAAGGGGAATACCCATACTCTCGAGAAGATTCAATGCCGTCAGATAATGGAACTTGAATCTGCGGCTTGTAAAATCTGGCATCTTCATGTCAGCACGAGACATCATCTCTTTATCATCTCCAGTTTAAACTGGCTGTTAATCGATGTACGGGCCTTGAGAAACGAGCCAAGACGCGTTTTCAACAGTTCGACCTCGTCGTCTGAGTAGAACAGTTTGCTGTCCACGGTCACGTTGACAACCACGCATTTTCTAACACCGCCATCGGTGCGCATCACACCTCTCTCGCAACCAGCCTGGACTATCCTCTCGTCGAAAGTCCTCACCCAATTCGTCAGCTGGTCGAACGACATGGCACGGTCACGTCCACGAAGACGCGAGGAGATCTCGGTCATCACCTGCTGCTCCGTCTTGGCCGGGATAGCTCCGCTGACAGGCATCACGTTCTTCAAAGATACGATTCCGGGATGGTTCTCGTAGAGTTCTGTGATCTTACCTGCTGATATCCCGTTAGCTTCCGTTCCAGATGTTATGGAATAATTGACTGTTATCGAATCGGGAGGAAGCTCGATCCCTTCCGAGAAATCAAACCAGAGAGTAAGACGTCCATCCTGTTCGATCAGGTTATAGAATTTGTCCTCTCCCGAAGAGAGGGCTTCATGCTGCGCCACATAACCCTTCCCACTCGAATCAGTCACCGAGATTATCTCCACCACCCTGTCCGGGTCGTCAGGAATCTCTATCTCTATCAGCCTGTTGCCCCCGGTGTGCTTGAAAAGGGTCTGTTCGTACCTGTTGACCGCGACAAAACAGTCGAAATCGATCCTCACCGGAGATTGAAGGACGGCCCTGTCTCCACCCGCGGGCAGGACTATCTTTACCCAGAACAGTTCGCTGCTGTTTTCAGGCAGGGTCATCCCGGCGTCTGCAACCATCCTCGCAAAACCGCTGTCAGGGTCACCCTTTCGCCATGGAGTGATGAACCCCTCGGGAATGACTACAAAACTGTTATCCAGAGGATTGA
The genomic region above belongs to Candidatus Latescibacterota bacterium and contains:
- a CDS encoding LamG domain-containing protein, which gives rise to MMLRQGKYNNMTVILLLLLLAITTACSEKITSAGDQGIELQIQSSVGAWMDVTQASTFFLTVTGKGIIKPLTTELFYHDGFLDGEIKVPAGPGRLFVIRAYDADGILIYSGRTIADVIGGEELVLDIEMVPDVPMIKLSPLYTETLQGDLLAMKISVFNLPDIGRIRMEVSNERGENFNFIRYDSLKINPALEVNEPEIWTGEGGEAYIDLESRNVELYSIVDQDGYAEIGTVYYNTHNYEVTLETVIFSPAVLLMQDRGGNTLPIEDIHAETSVAILHAFWSRMVASYNMGLSEIMDNPNFIDDDTDNGLHGMATGTTIINGRFGDARLFDGNSDYITIPDNDLLDLQEGITLAMWVQVDPWSGGTAAPQGPAMNPRMSMVCKRNPEGVINYELAMLDVSQSDEFVELEFRYGNSTTHAYKAVLPHNLLDDWIHIVFSFRFGDPESAIMTAGYSIPSTLEGGWVSGNGFEPPPITSGDLLIGMDNAEISSYFEGGLDELDILDHALSIELIKYRYTFYY
- a CDS encoding GTPase domain-containing protein → MGFAKIFKFAKKGSKKVKKSRGGGAAAPVKWPEGIRVGVFGHENSGKTVFFTSLYTKSKSTKDFQISVRDNATASEFFKNDMAIKGVDCDSSGTGTIAARPVPKKFPDPTEKDIILQFTAILDGNTKIPVVSYDYSGRAVAISEHSDDAEKIRDFMVDADGLLFFFDPKILGADPEVQARASTFINILERIVPLRSRLPIPVGLVISKSDILPGYNGEDQSVLIQPEDEQVIAEDYEKFLEKVLDFESFSENREWATSVRNVLVKLREFIRIVVGRTLDFQIFFVSSTGNRPEKIGVDVGRSIYAPPEKVNPCGVTRPFYWILNSIVRSQRLNVMRRIAGYVSVASIIWILLFSLPYLFHFGGFLRSAYRVENSVLNSVDGNILNTSDAQRSDIIRAYNRYGNKMLVRKMFTEYRLTSSRMRDVYSEFSLGPAVARLDSIITGFADIISDPKLQPKYDQGLDSLILSDTHRRLVGSLERMHVGEKTSVLYMRSDRVFYYWDLFTKYVKNPADTSVLEKINYQVNFNLENAQNYSESEKRLGSVLLGVLDIPVSRSVPTVRATASNLNEYNQIKDKVNGSSDPAYVLGEVPAKLSAVRDKLSASTNSTQISAINAFLAEAKKWEKRRTYTCVLQTVPDMGHLHIEVTGSGGNPSWSNETQLLEGDEIKLKWKPGDDVHIAIDELRHECNWGKKPSDRVVFQDKYAIFEAEGSIAFPNINKTIILSFKGGLKERLPKLK
- a CDS encoding type VI secretion system baseplate subunit TssG translates to MMSRADMKMPDFTSRRFKFHYLTALNLLESMGIPLDNIHLKAAGIYENYRGEIRSQEPEVGEVITHGTVVTLEVGCESAIDFMPYQFFYGLQGIRDTDNTWEDEARCLMAPFDAATIRYEAAMRMHSLKNSFGVIDEEHLKRFMVLYEFDPGDGVKSSSDMMFLAAILPSIHSWGGNPEAVSAVLERLTGFRVSMKENVKSRTEIPSEIKYRLGSRTGRLGCETLVGSSFEECDSTYEVSFVGVPKGKIGDLLPGGKVRNRVESFLDFCMPGDLDYRISIAVDRKHAEKTRAHEERTMGHLGYSTYI